A single region of the Alphaproteobacteria bacterium genome encodes:
- a CDS encoding efflux transporter outer membrane subunit: MIKLVATMALSASLLAGCTLIPDYNRPALPVSAQWPMGAEATQVQTDPVAAIAWQEFFRSSQLQQVIGIALEHNRDLRLAALNVEAVRGAYNLQRASLLPDITGVISGNKQRISQNAAFNQTGSNGDNSSFISEVYSAEIAASYGLDFFGRLRSLSVSAQQDFLATQEAQKAVQVSLIAETANAYLQLLADKEILALTQKTLDAQLRSSELVAKRFDYGIAGKLEGAQSEIPLATARVNHALYTRLVQQDMNALAVLMGKENTALLSEDNTLAEVSLMENLPVGLPSEVLLLRPDIRQAEHVLQSENADIGAARAAFFPSITLTASIGESSGELTDLFTSAAAPIWSFAPRISLPIFQGGRNWANLMINETERDIAIAQYEKAIQVAFKEVADELATRATLNQQLAAQASLVKASNDAYIISQARYDKGIDNFLLVLDAQRSQYQAQQSLIETRKQRLVNTVNLYKVLGGGQVMQEEAIEVLPEEGDEHALQANEEA; this comes from the coding sequence ATGATTAAGCTTGTTGCGACCATGGCGCTGAGTGCGAGTTTGCTAGCGGGCTGCACCTTGATTCCTGACTATAACCGACCTGCACTACCGGTTTCGGCGCAATGGCCAATGGGCGCAGAGGCTACACAAGTTCAGACAGATCCGGTGGCAGCAATTGCATGGCAGGAATTTTTCCGCTCATCGCAGTTGCAACAGGTGATTGGCATCGCTTTGGAGCATAACCGCGATTTGAGGCTGGCAGCGCTAAATGTAGAAGCAGTGCGCGGCGCATATAATCTGCAACGTGCCTCCCTATTGCCGGATATTACTGGAGTGATTTCGGGTAATAAGCAACGAATATCGCAAAATGCAGCGTTTAATCAAACCGGATCTAATGGTGATAATAGCAGCTTTATTAGTGAAGTGTATTCCGCAGAAATTGCCGCCTCCTATGGGTTGGATTTTTTCGGGCGCTTACGTAGTTTGTCGGTTTCTGCACAACAAGACTTTCTGGCAACGCAAGAAGCGCAAAAAGCGGTGCAGGTATCGCTTATTGCCGAAACGGCTAATGCGTATTTACAGCTTTTGGCAGATAAAGAAATTCTGGCGCTGACGCAGAAAACCCTCGATGCGCAGTTACGTTCATCTGAGTTGGTGGCAAAGCGATTTGATTATGGAATCGCTGGTAAGCTTGAGGGGGCGCAATCAGAAATTCCACTGGCCACGGCACGGGTGAATCATGCGCTGTATACCCGTTTGGTGCAACAAGATATGAATGCTTTGGCAGTGCTGATGGGTAAAGAAAATACGGCACTTCTATCGGAGGATAATACGCTGGCAGAGGTGTCACTCATGGAAAATCTGCCGGTGGGATTGCCATCGGAAGTATTGCTGCTGCGTCCGGATATCCGTCAGGCAGAGCATGTATTGCAAAGCGAAAATGCTGATATAGGAGCGGCGCGTGCAGCATTTTTTCCGAGCATAACTCTCACAGCGAGTATTGGTGAATCGAGCGGCGAGCTAACCGATTTGTTTACCAGCGCCGCAGCACCTATATGGAGCTTTGCCCCGCGCATTTCGCTACCCATATTTCAGGGCGGACGCAACTGGGCTAATTTGATGATTAATGAAACAGAGCGTGATATTGCAATAGCGCAATATGAAAAGGCGATTCAGGTGGCATTTAAAGAGGTGGCAGATGAGCTGGCAACCCGTGCAACGCTTAATCAGCAATTAGCCGCACAGGCAAGCTTGGTCAAAGCATCAAATGACGCCTATATCATATCGCAAGCGCGGTATGATAAGGGGATTGATAATTTTCTGTTGGTGTTGGATGCACAGCGTTCGCAATATCAGGCGCAACAAAGCCTGATTGAAACCCGCAAGCAACGTTTAGTGAATACGGTGAACCTATACAAAGTGCTGGGTGGAGGACAAGTAATGCAGGAAGAAGCCATCGAAGTTCTGCCAGAAGAAGGAGACGAACACGCGTTGCAAGCAAACGAAGAAGCCTAG